One Fragaria vesca subsp. vesca unplaced genomic scaffold, FraVesHawaii_1.0 scf0513139, whole genome shotgun sequence DNA window includes the following coding sequences:
- the LOC101306004 gene encoding pentatricopeptide repeat-containing protein At4g19440, chloroplastic-like — protein sequence MAETSSRKSSADDLKKLAMKVFEDATKDCEDEELKRVFRTVGSCYDSLNNWAVQMFSFMADIGHTDNAREMFKPFSDLGILSEVAVFTIVITIYSGSRKAESALKVYHHMIASGFNPVSYTYTQLICVLSTDFSKAKYLRYAKRFFLELLDKGMKLKRTPFWDVLKAIAYREPLDKFKEFIEQLKARGFILHDNGFYYNEAYLAEARETLKMQAHLVHNHTVDEDVRKYFFMKSAFPGHIQKLSNKMYTALIVDGNLEEAAKFKNEIEEKHVEPMVVIHTSIIKAYLKFDKTKGALGAYLAMLAAGVSPNSVTYTVLIKGLSADPNFIGDAKKYLLEMMDKGKRPNAASFTAVIEGFAKQEDKAAEEEGKECVRVMMDKGFVPNAKAMMEVLRGRPTAVIRRAMSIVLSTLKQ from the coding sequence ATGGCGGAAACTAGTTCCCGCAAATCCTCTGCTGATGACCTCAAGAAACTTGCAATGAAGGTTTTCGAGGATGCCACCAAAGACTGTGAGGACGAGGAATTGAAAAGAGTATTTCGCACGGTTGGGAGTTGCTACGATTCCCTTAACAATTGGGCAGTTCAAATGTTCAGCTTTATGGCAGATATCGGCCACACTGACAATGCTAGAGAGATGTTTAAGCCTTTCTCTGACTTGGGCATTCTGTCTGAAGTAGCTGTCTTCACCATTGTGATCACTATCTACTCCGGTTCACGGAAGGCCGAGAGTGCACTCAAGGTGTACCACCACATGATAGCCTCTGGTTTCAACCCTGTCTCCTACACTTACACTCAACTCATTTGTGTACTTTCAACAGACTTTTCCAAAGCAAAGTACCTTAGGTATGCCAAGAGGTTTTTTCTGGAACTGTTGGATAAGGGGATGAAGCTCAAGCGTACACCCTTCTGGGATGTTTTGAAGGCCATTGCTTACCGAGAGCCACTGGATAAGTTCAAGGAGTTCATTGAGCAGCTAAAAGCCAGGGGGTTCATTCTTCACGACAATGGGTTTTACTACAACGAAGCTTACCTCGCCGAAGCAAGGGAAACACTGAAGATGCAAGCTCATCTTGTACACAATCACACCGTTGACGAGGATGTTAGAAAATACTTCTTTATGAAGAGCGCCTTCCCTGGCCACATCCAGAAACTGTCGAACAAGATGTACACTGCTTTGATAGTTGACGGAAATTTAGAAGAGGCCGCaaagttcaaaaatgaaattgaggaGAAGCATGTAGAGCCCATGGTCGTAATCCACACTTCCATTATTAAAGCCTACCTCAAGTTCGACAAGACCAAGGGTGCTCTGGGGGCATACCTAGCCATGTTAGCTGCAGGGGTTTCCCCCAACTCTGTCACTTACACCGTTTTAATCAAGGGACTCAGTGCTGACCCCAATTTTATTGGAGATGCCAAGAAGTATTTGCTTGAGATGATGGACAAGGGAAAGCGACCCAATGCTGCTTCCTTCACTGCGGTCATAGAAGGCTTTGCAAAGCAGGAGGACAAGGCAGCTGAGGAGGAGGGAAAAGAGTGTGTGCGGGTAATGATGGATAAAGGATTTGTGCCTAATGCGAAGGCAATGATGGAGGTTTTAAGGGGTAGACCAACAGCGGTAATTAGAAGGGCCATGAGTATTGTCCTTTCCACCTTGAAGCAGTAA